A DNA window from Gillisia sp. Hel1_33_143 contains the following coding sequences:
- a CDS encoding SusC/RagA family TonB-linked outer membrane protein gives MKKKLNVILTLFLVFVVQLTFAQEKTVTGTVSDNQGLPLPGVNVIVKGTNNGTQTDFDGNFQISTATGQVIVFSYVGFATQSQTVGASNTINVTLDVDAAALDEVIVLGYSTKGVEEVTGSSVQLGGEEIAKSPAVSVEQALQGKVAGLQISQSSGTPGSIQDIRIRGISSINGANDPLYVIDGVPVSNNNISGSANYSSLNPLASINSQDIASITVLKDASATAAYGARGSNGVIVVTTKSGASGDTSFTFSSQVGFQNDAYNKRDVLTGPQRYELLGEALLRSYGPNGTVRDLGVTTPAEARGLIPSIDANYDGTSVYDWAGEIRNEDALTQNYTFSASGGGEKSSFYASLGYNNTEATVIGSDFERINGSLNFDRDLRSNLKLSQSINVSNITQNPVLENGTFFSNPFITRVLMNPFNNIRNDDGTYNIDLPFGSLPNIFYVNENNVTRNALTRAITNTKLDWELFDGLTFSNRLGLDYQLNEYNNYNNRYEGDGAEVNGTIAVSDEKNFNLVYQGSLNYGFKLGEDHNFDFTALFEYQKNQNSYLFGSGENFPVDGLIQINTASANFDADSQFSDWYNVSYLGLINYNYAGKYVVDGTIRREGSSRFAPGNRFGTFGSVGAAWNIHREDFMSNSVFNTLRLRTSYGITGNNGVGLNAYQPLLTYSANYADNGAGFPSQFGNADLTWEKGESFDLGVSFGLLQNRVSGSFAYYNRRTYDLLLDVPLSLTTGFDVQARNVGEMVNKGIEAELAVDVIKTEDFTWNVSANYATVDNEVTELAVGADGNDLDTEAGSSYKTTRTGLPLRSWFMRTWAGVDTETGAPTWYVNGRDGEVTSNYNAAQRVDQNASALPTYSGGLGMRFDYRGFFAEGNAYFAGGHKIYEQYAQFYLRTNSFTLGTYNGAAELLERWQQPGDVTDVPKVDYGTNDNFHNTSSRHLYDGDYVRLKNVAVGYSLPSRFVETIGLDGLTLTLRGTNVATWVKDDGLKLDPEVRANGYTALTTPPVESYTLGVNIKF, from the coding sequence ATGAAAAAAAAATTAAATGTAATTCTAACACTATTTTTAGTGTTTGTGGTGCAATTAACCTTTGCACAGGAAAAAACCGTTACCGGAACGGTTAGCGATAATCAGGGGTTACCTCTTCCAGGGGTAAACGTTATTGTTAAGGGTACAAACAATGGAACACAAACAGACTTTGATGGAAATTTCCAAATTTCTACTGCTACAGGTCAGGTGATTGTATTCTCTTATGTTGGTTTTGCAACCCAAAGTCAAACAGTAGGTGCTTCTAATACTATTAATGTAACATTAGATGTAGATGCTGCCGCTTTAGATGAAGTAATTGTACTTGGATACAGCACTAAAGGTGTTGAAGAAGTTACAGGTTCATCTGTTCAATTAGGTGGTGAAGAAATAGCTAAGTCTCCTGCAGTTTCTGTAGAACAAGCTTTACAAGGTAAAGTAGCTGGTCTTCAAATCTCTCAATCTTCTGGTACTCCTGGTTCTATTCAGGATATCCGTATTAGAGGTATAAGTTCTATCAACGGAGCTAATGATCCTTTATATGTAATTGATGGAGTGCCGGTTTCTAACAACAACATTTCAGGAAGTGCTAACTATTCTTCTTTAAACCCATTAGCATCTATCAACAGTCAGGATATCGCAAGTATTACTGTACTTAAAGATGCATCTGCTACTGCTGCTTATGGAGCACGTGGATCTAACGGGGTTATTGTTGTTACAACTAAGTCTGGTGCATCTGGAGATACTAGTTTCACATTCTCTTCTCAAGTAGGTTTCCAAAATGACGCTTATAACAAGAGAGACGTTTTAACTGGTCCTCAGAGATATGAATTATTAGGTGAAGCTTTATTGCGTTCTTATGGACCTAATGGAACTGTAAGAGATCTTGGAGTAACTACTCCTGCTGAAGCTCGTGGTTTAATTCCATCTATTGATGCGAATTATGATGGTACTTCTGTGTACGATTGGGCTGGAGAAATTAGAAATGAAGATGCTTTAACTCAAAACTATACTTTTTCTGCTTCTGGTGGAGGTGAAAAGTCTAGCTTCTACGCTTCTTTAGGTTACAACAATACTGAAGCTACAGTAATTGGAAGTGATTTCGAAAGAATTAATGGGTCTTTAAACTTTGACAGAGATTTAAGAAGCAACTTAAAATTATCTCAGTCTATCAATGTTTCTAACATTACTCAAAACCCGGTATTAGAAAACGGTACTTTCTTCTCGAATCCTTTTATTACTAGAGTTCTTATGAACCCTTTCAATAATATTCGTAACGATGATGGTACTTATAATATCGATCTTCCTTTTGGTTCTCTTCCAAACATCTTCTACGTTAACGAAAACAACGTAACTAGAAATGCATTAACAAGAGCTATTACAAACACCAAATTAGATTGGGAATTATTTGATGGTCTTACTTTCTCTAATAGATTAGGTTTAGATTACCAATTAAACGAATACAACAACTACAATAACAGATACGAAGGTGACGGTGCTGAAGTAAACGGAACTATCGCTGTGTCTGATGAAAAGAACTTTAACTTGGTTTACCAAGGATCTTTAAACTATGGCTTCAAATTAGGTGAAGATCATAACTTTGATTTTACTGCTCTTTTTGAATACCAAAAAAATCAGAACTCTTACTTATTTGGATCAGGAGAAAACTTCCCAGTAGATGGTCTAATTCAAATTAACACTGCAAGTGCTAACTTTGATGCAGATTCACAATTTAGTGACTGGTATAATGTTTCTTATTTAGGGTTAATTAACTATAACTATGCTGGTAAATATGTGGTAGATGGAACAATTCGTCGTGAAGGTTCTTCTAGATTTGCTCCAGGAAATAGATTTGGTACTTTTGGATCTGTAGGTGCAGCTTGGAATATTCACAGAGAAGACTTTATGTCTAACTCAGTTTTTAACACGTTAAGACTAAGAACTTCTTATGGTATTACAGGTAACAACGGTGTAGGTCTTAATGCTTACCAACCATTGTTAACGTATAGTGCAAACTATGCAGATAACGGAGCAGGTTTCCCATCACAATTTGGAAATGCAGATCTTACTTGGGAAAAAGGTGAATCTTTTGACTTAGGAGTTTCTTTTGGATTACTTCAAAATAGAGTTTCTGGATCTTTTGCTTACTACAACCGTAGAACATATGATCTTTTATTAGATGTGCCATTATCTTTAACTACCGGGTTTGATGTACAAGCTAGAAACGTAGGAGAAATGGTGAATAAAGGTATCGAAGCAGAACTTGCTGTTGATGTTATTAAAACTGAAGACTTTACTTGGAATGTATCTGCTAACTACGCAACTGTAGATAACGAAGTTACCGAACTTGCTGTAGGTGCAGATGGTAATGATTTAGATACTGAAGCTGGAAGTAGCTACAAAACTACTCGTACAGGATTACCTTTACGTTCTTGGTTCATGAGAACTTGGGCTGGTGTAGATACAGAAACTGGTGCTCCAACTTGGTATGTTAACGGTAGAGATGGAGAAGTTACTTCAAACTACAACGCTGCTCAAAGAGTAGATCAAAATGCAAGTGCTTTACCAACTTATTCTGGAGGTTTAGGAATGAGATTTGATTATAGAGGTTTCTTTGCTGAAGGAAATGCTTACTTTGCAGGTGGACACAAGATCTACGAGCAATACGCGCAATTCTACTTAAGAACTAACTCATTTACATTAGGAACTTACAATGGTGCTGCAGAATTATTAGAGAGATGGCAACAACCAGGTGACGTTACAGACGTTCCAAAAGTAGATTACGGTACAAATGATAACTTCCATAATACATCATCTCGTCATTTATATGATGGTGACTATGTAAGATTGAAAAATGTTGCTGTAGGTTATTCTTTACCTTCTAGATTTGTAGAAACTATTGGTCTTGATGGGTTAACACTTACATTACGTGGAACAAATGTTGCTACATGGGTTAAGGATGATGGTTTAAAGCTAGATCCAGAAGTAAGAGCAAATGGATATACTGCATTAACTACACCTCCGGTTGAATCATATACTTTAGGTGTTAACATTAAATTTTAA
- a CDS encoding acyl-CoA dehydrogenase, whose protein sequence is MDFKLTEEHIMIRDAARDFAKSELLPGVIERDEKQEFPSSQIKKMGELGFLGMMASPEYGGGGMDTVSYVLAMEEISKIDASASVVMSVNNSLVCWGLDTFGSEEQKKKYLTKLTTGESIGAFCLSEPEAGSDATSQRTTAIDKGDHYILNGTKNWITNGSSADFYLVIAQTDKEKKHKGINAFIVEKTWEGFEIGPKEQKLGIRGSDTHSLIFNDVKVPKENRIGEDGFGFKFAMKTLAGGRIGIAAQALGIAAGAYELALEYSKVRKAFGTEICNHQAIAFKLADMHVSIEAARHLVMKAACDKDNGGDYDLSGAIAKLYASQVAMDVSVEAVQVHGGNGYVKEYHVERLMRDAKITQIYEGTSEIQKIVISRSILNK, encoded by the coding sequence ATGGATTTTAAACTTACAGAAGAGCATATAATGATTCGGGATGCAGCAAGAGATTTTGCAAAATCTGAACTGTTACCAGGGGTGATTGAGCGTGATGAAAAACAGGAATTCCCATCCTCTCAGATCAAAAAAATGGGAGAATTAGGATTTCTTGGAATGATGGCATCTCCAGAATATGGCGGTGGTGGAATGGACACTGTATCTTACGTTCTTGCAATGGAGGAAATTTCTAAAATAGATGCATCTGCATCTGTAGTAATGTCCGTAAATAACTCTTTAGTATGTTGGGGACTGGATACTTTTGGATCTGAAGAGCAAAAAAAGAAATATCTTACTAAACTTACTACTGGAGAATCTATAGGAGCTTTTTGTTTATCTGAACCGGAAGCAGGAAGTGATGCAACTTCTCAAAGAACTACAGCAATAGACAAAGGAGATCACTACATTTTAAACGGAACTAAAAACTGGATTACTAACGGTAGTTCTGCAGACTTTTATTTAGTTATAGCACAAACAGACAAGGAGAAAAAGCATAAAGGTATCAATGCCTTTATAGTAGAAAAAACCTGGGAAGGATTTGAGATAGGACCCAAAGAACAAAAATTAGGAATAAGAGGTAGTGATACACATTCCCTTATTTTTAACGATGTTAAAGTTCCAAAAGAAAATAGAATAGGAGAAGATGGATTTGGGTTTAAATTTGCGATGAAAACTCTAGCGGGTGGAAGAATAGGTATTGCAGCGCAAGCATTAGGAATTGCTGCTGGAGCTTATGAATTGGCTTTAGAATACTCAAAGGTTAGAAAAGCATTTGGTACTGAGATTTGCAATCACCAGGCTATAGCGTTTAAATTAGCAGATATGCATGTTTCTATAGAAGCTGCAAGACATTTGGTGATGAAAGCAGCTTGTGATAAAGATAATGGTGGTGATTATGACCTTTCAGGAGCCATTGCTAAACTATATGCATCCCAAGTTGCTATGGATGTTTCTGTAGAAGCTGTACAAGTGCATGGAGGGAACGGATATGTAAAAGAATATCATGTAGAACGTTTAATGCGTGATGCTAAAATTACGCAGATCTATGAAGGAACCTCAGAAATTCAGAAGATCGTAATTTCCCGAAGTATTTTAAATAAATAG
- a CDS encoding RagB/SusD family nutrient uptake outer membrane protein encodes MKKSFKYIFTIALGLGILSSCSEDNLDPTLQQSKDIDLSVNTVNDLQAVINGAYNRISLTDYYGRDKIILGEVFADNASSNANSNRFVTEARMDLLATSGISETLWARMYSVIGSANIVINASDISGDEATINQIKGQAYVIRALAHFDLVTFYGQQNVNGGSLSSAGVPYVTAFRDENSLFPARNSVQEVRDMAYADLEMAKSLMDDSVGNVEFINTYAASAIEARIANYFGDWQRSKDAAEEVILSGNFSVVDESSFLNSFAIDGAANSIFEIANSETDNEGIDGLANIYQATNYGDVIALPNLAAIYEDGDVRGVSTDDKEGVITLYANGTLRNTGKYPSLSPFKDNISVVRYEEVVLIYAEALLETGGTDALMYLNMIPSNRGASEYSEATKANILLERRKELAFEGFRFHDLARTKMDIPFVDVQLQLHQGPAYGSYNFAMPIPLAEDDANANLDQNFGYGD; translated from the coding sequence ATGAAAAAGAGTTTTAAATACATATTTACAATTGCTTTAGGATTAGGGATTCTTTCTTCTTGTTCTGAAGACAATTTAGATCCAACTTTACAGCAATCTAAAGATATTGACCTTAGTGTTAATACTGTAAATGATCTACAGGCCGTAATTAATGGAGCCTATAACAGAATATCTCTTACAGATTATTACGGGAGAGATAAGATAATTTTAGGAGAGGTTTTTGCTGATAATGCTTCTTCTAACGCGAATTCAAACCGTTTCGTAACAGAAGCTAGAATGGACTTGCTGGCAACTTCTGGTATTTCAGAAACATTGTGGGCAAGAATGTACTCGGTTATTGGTTCTGCGAACATTGTAATTAATGCTAGTGATATTAGCGGAGATGAAGCTACTATCAATCAGATAAAAGGTCAAGCTTACGTTATTAGAGCTTTAGCTCATTTTGATCTAGTTACTTTCTACGGGCAACAAAATGTGAATGGTGGAAGTCTTTCTTCTGCAGGTGTTCCTTACGTAACTGCTTTTAGAGATGAGAACTCATTATTCCCAGCTCGTAATTCTGTACAAGAAGTAAGAGATATGGCTTATGCAGATTTAGAAATGGCTAAAAGCTTAATGGATGATAGTGTTGGAAATGTTGAGTTTATCAATACCTATGCTGCAAGTGCTATTGAAGCTAGAATCGCTAACTATTTTGGTGACTGGCAGAGATCTAAAGATGCTGCGGAAGAAGTAATTCTTTCTGGTAACTTTAGTGTAGTAGATGAATCTTCATTCTTAAATTCTTTTGCTATTGATGGGGCAGCTAATTCAATATTTGAAATAGCAAACTCAGAAACAGATAACGAAGGTATTGACGGTCTTGCTAACATTTACCAAGCTACAAACTATGGTGATGTTATCGCTTTACCAAATTTAGCTGCTATCTATGAAGATGGTGATGTTAGAGGGGTATCTACAGATGATAAAGAAGGTGTAATTACTTTATATGCAAATGGAACTTTGAGAAATACTGGAAAATATCCATCTTTATCTCCATTTAAAGATAATATCTCTGTTGTGAGATATGAAGAAGTAGTTTTAATATATGCTGAAGCTTTATTAGAAACTGGTGGTACAGATGCTCTTATGTATCTTAACATGATTCCTTCTAATAGAGGAGCATCAGAATATTCTGAGGCTACTAAAGCTAACATCTTGTTAGAAAGAAGAAAAGAATTAGCTTTTGAAGGATTTAGATTCCATGACTTAGCTAGAACTAAAATGGATATTCCTTTTGTAGATGTACAATTACAATTACATCAAGGTCCTGCATACGGAAGTTATAACTTTGCAATGCCAATTCCTCTTGCAGAAGATGATGCAAATGCTAATTTAGATCAGAATTTTGGTTACGGAGACTAA
- a CDS encoding putative porin yields MKHLILVLFILVPIILFAQDPAPNTPTQKSQQGPVGNNSAASQDVQKQDSAAKPPISLYRIITVKRDTVILDTSLTIQKDYKFNYLRKDNFELLPFNNVGQTYNSLARDIKSEVLIPEFVAQARHFNFMEVEDIYYYQVPTPLTEVYFKTVPEQGQTLDAFFTMNTSERLNFSVAYKGLRSLGKYQNALTSTGNFRATFNYNTSDDRYRIKTHFVSQDLLNQENGGLSEDALQQYLDKEPEFDDRSLLEMKYENAENILYGKRFYLDQEYDLVKGTSNAITLQHILDFSDQKYIFRQDEATPEYYGASFRASNLEDRVLSRHIKNVVGVTYENSLLGKLTAKGQHSYYNYGYNSVIFLEEDKINNRIEGDNFGFGAAYEKTIGGFDIYADAMANIVGDFTGFYLTGGAGYKLNQNNQLSAEININDHAPNYNYLLYQSDYLNYNWSNDFSNQSQRSLSLQLRSLDLFNVEASINQIDNYAYFGVDESNGVKPFQYNGTVNYLKVKLGKELTYGKFALDNTVMYQNVTSGKDVFNVPDLVTRNTLYFKDHWFQRALYVQTGLTFKYFNAYNMNSYDPVLAEFYVQNNEELGGYPMVDFFFNGRVRQTRIFFKLENVNTLINGNNNFTAPSYPYRDFLVRFGLVWDFFL; encoded by the coding sequence ATGAAGCACCTTATTTTAGTTCTGTTTATTCTGGTACCTATAATCTTATTTGCTCAGGATCCTGCACCAAATACACCTACCCAAAAATCTCAGCAAGGGCCTGTTGGAAATAATAGTGCTGCAAGCCAAGATGTGCAAAAACAAGACTCTGCCGCAAAACCACCTATATCATTATATAGGATCATAACAGTTAAAAGAGATACAGTTATCCTAGATACTTCTTTAACCATTCAGAAAGATTATAAGTTCAACTATCTCAGAAAAGACAATTTTGAATTACTTCCTTTTAATAATGTTGGTCAAACCTATAATTCTTTAGCTAGAGATATTAAAAGTGAAGTGCTTATTCCAGAATTTGTAGCGCAGGCTCGTCATTTCAATTTTATGGAAGTAGAAGATATTTATTATTATCAGGTTCCAACTCCGCTCACAGAAGTTTATTTTAAGACCGTTCCCGAGCAAGGTCAAACCTTAGATGCATTCTTTACCATGAACACTTCAGAAAGATTAAATTTTTCTGTGGCTTATAAAGGACTTCGTTCACTGGGTAAATATCAAAATGCACTTACTAGTACTGGAAACTTTAGAGCGACATTTAATTATAATACCAGTGATGATAGGTACAGAATTAAAACACATTTTGTGTCTCAAGATCTATTAAACCAGGAAAATGGTGGATTGAGTGAAGATGCGCTTCAGCAATACCTAGATAAGGAACCAGAATTTGATGATAGATCTTTGTTGGAAATGAAATATGAAAATGCGGAGAATATACTTTATGGCAAAAGATTTTATTTAGATCAGGAGTATGATCTGGTAAAGGGAACTTCTAATGCTATTACGCTTCAACATATTTTAGATTTTAGCGATCAGAAATATATCTTTAGGCAAGATGAAGCTACACCAGAATATTATGGGGCTTCCTTTAGAGCTTCTAATTTAGAAGATAGAGTTTTGTCTAGACACATTAAGAATGTAGTAGGAGTTACCTATGAAAATTCTTTGCTTGGTAAACTAACCGCTAAGGGACAACACTCTTATTATAATTATGGATACAATTCCGTTATTTTTTTAGAAGAAGATAAGATCAATAATAGAATTGAGGGGGATAATTTTGGATTTGGTGCCGCTTATGAGAAAACTATTGGAGGATTTGATATCTATGCAGATGCCATGGCAAATATTGTTGGAGATTTTACTGGGTTCTATCTTACAGGGGGTGCAGGATATAAATTAAATCAAAACAATCAGCTAAGTGCAGAGATCAACATTAATGATCATGCTCCAAACTATAATTATCTATTGTATCAAAGTGATTACCTCAATTATAATTGGAGTAACGATTTTAGCAATCAAAGTCAGAGAAGTTTAAGTCTGCAGTTAAGGTCTTTAGATCTATTTAATGTCGAGGCAAGTATCAATCAAATAGATAATTATGCATATTTTGGAGTAGACGAGTCTAATGGCGTAAAACCTTTTCAATATAACGGTACCGTTAATTATTTAAAGGTGAAATTAGGGAAGGAGCTTACTTATGGTAAATTTGCATTAGATAATACAGTAATGTATCAAAATGTAACTTCAGGTAAAGATGTTTTTAATGTACCAGACCTTGTTACTAGAAATACACTCTATTTTAAAGATCACTGGTTTCAAAGAGCATTATATGTACAGACAGGATTAACATTTAAATATTTTAATGCGTATAATATGAATTCTTATGATCCGGTTCTGGCCGAGTTCTACGTTCAAAATAATGAGGAGCTTGGTGGCTATCCTATGGTAGACTTCTTTTTTAATGGACGGGTAAGGCAAACCAGGATCTTCTTTAAATTGGAAAATGTAAATACGCTTATTAATGGTAATAACAATTTTACTGCGCCGTCTTATCCATATAGAGATTTCTTAGTTAGATTTGGGTTAGTGTGGGATTTCTTTTTATAA